A window of the Fulvia fulva chromosome 11, complete sequence genome harbors these coding sequences:
- a CDS encoding DnaJ subfamily C member 21: protein MGQSQSSGGAGGGSRGGGGEVKTSYYVLLGIERNATEEEIKKAYRRKALELHPDRNYGNEEAATKTFAEIQAAHEVLSDPQERAWYDSHESAILRGDDATTDAPTYEDVRVTTADDIARLVSKFNRNVEFSDAPSGFYGFVRETFEQLAKEEDIASSWEDVEVREYPTFGHKDDEYGDVVKQFYAAWSGFSTVKSFSWRDKYRLSDAPDRWIRRRMEQENLKLRKDGKQEFNEAVRSLVQFIKKRDPRFVPNTQSEAERQKALRDAAAAQAARARAANAAKLAEQAVPEWTKARDPEELEESSEEEVEELHFECVACNKVFKSERQWEAHEKSKKHQKAVKELQKRMRKQNAHLNLDESGTDSGAVTPDLEDEEQEVLDDLAAEVEDHEDYADGASEKAEDDIDDAAFATDAEKHEVDVPKDDADQGPREDHEPSTTVPEMEANEVEEASNSENEDYASMSTIQARMRSAALDTPASTVASTAASEDNSGPAKPKMGKAALKRAKKAAAADAQAAAGHKCQVCNEEFPSRTKLFQHVEEEGHAALKDAKPGNAKGKKGKGKG from the coding sequence ATGGGACAGAGTCAGTCCTCTGGCGGTGCCGGTGGAGGGAGCAGAGGCGGTGGAGGAGAGGTGAAGACGAGCTACTACGTGCTACTTGGCATCGAACGAAATGCTACCGAGGAAGAAATCAAAAAGGCGTACCGACGAAAAGCACTCGAGCTCCATCCAGACCGCAATTATGGCAACGAGGAGGCAGCTACGAAGACGTTTGCTGAGATCCAGGCTGCGCATGAAGTGCTGTCCGACCCACAGGAACGCGCCTGGTATGACAGCCACGAAAGCGCCATCCTGCGAGGTGACGATGCCACCACCGACGCCCCAACTTACGAAGATGTACGTGTGACTACTGCGGATGACATCGCTCGACTGGTGAGCAAGTTCAATCGGAATGTAGAGTTCTCTGATGCGCCTTCTGGATTCTATGGCTTTGTGCGGGAGACATTCGAACAGCTTGCCAAGGAGGAAGATATTGCTTCGAGCTGGGAGGATGTTGAGGTTCGCGAGTATCCCACTTTCGGTCACAAGGACGACGAGTACGGCGATGTTGTCAAACAGTTCTATGCTGCTTGGTCCGGATTCAGTACGGTCAAGTCTTTTTCGTGGCGTGACAAGTACAGGCTCTCAGATGCGCCAGATAGATGGATCAGAAGACGCATGGAGCAGGAGAACTTGAAGTTGAGGAAGGATGGCAAGCAAGAATTTAATGAAGCAGTAAGGTCTCTTGTGCAGTTCATCAAGAAGCGAGATCCTCGCTTCGTGCCAAACACGCAGTCAGAGGCAGAAAGGCAGAAGGCGTTGCGTGACGCTGCCGCTGCGCAAGCTGCTCGTGCCAGAGCCGCCAACGCTGCAAAGCTAGCTGAGCAAGCAGTGCCGGAGTGGACGAAAGCCCGAGATCCAGAAGAGCTGGAAGAGAGCTCGGAGGAAGAAGTCGAGGAGCTCCATTTCGAATGTGTGGCATGTAATAAAGTGTTCAAAAGCGAACGTCAGTGGGAAGCACATGAGAAGTCGAAGAAGCATCAAAAGGCCGTCAAAGAGTTGCAGAAGCGTATGCGGAAGCAGAATGCTCATCTCAACCTGGACGAAAGTGGTACTGACAGTGGAGCTGTTACACCGGATCTTGAAGACGAGGAACAGGAAGTCCTAGATGACCTGGCCGCTGAAGTGGAAGACCACGAAGATTACGCCGATGGAGCCTCGGAGAAGGCTGAGGATGACATTGACGATGCAGCGTTTGCCACTGATGCAGAAAAACACGAAGTAGATGTCCCAAAGGACGACGCCGACCAGGGCCCTCGAGAAGACCACGAACCTTCCACCACTGTCCCGGAAATGGAAGCCAACGAAGTCGAAGAAGCCTCAAATTCTGAAAACGAAGATTATGCATCTATGTCCACCATACAAGCGCGAATGCGATCTGCGGCTCTCGACACCCCAGCCTCTACCGTTGCTTCCACCGCGGCATCTGAAGACAATTCTGGACCTGCCAAGCCGAAGATGGGCAAAGCCGCACTCAAGCGAGCGAAGAAGGCTGCCGCCGCTGACGCACAGGCTGCTGCGGGTCATAAGTGTCAAGTCTGTAATGAGGAGTTCCCTTCCAGGACTAAGCTCTTCCAGCATGTCGAAGAGGAAGGCCATGCTGCGCTGAAAGATGCTAAGCCTGGGAATGCGAAGGGCAAAAAAGGCAAGGGAAAGGGATAA